A genomic segment from Lutibacter sp. A80 encodes:
- a CDS encoding bifunctional 2-polyprenyl-6-hydroxyphenol methylase/3-demethylubiquinol 3-O-methyltransferase UbiG: MNNNNKYFEVNKNTWNKKVGIHFKSEFYDIEGFKKGKTSLNSYELNEVGDVKGKSLLHLQCHFGQDTLSWSRLGAKCTGIDLSNKGIMLAKKLNKELDLDATFIESNLYDVSNNVEGKFDIVFASYGVIGWLPDLKTWGEIIASKLKKDGVFYLVEFHPIVWMYNFLETPPKLAYSYLNKNVIYEEYKGTYANNNADIISKEYGWNHGLGDVITALTNAGLHIEFLHEFEKSPYNIFPEMEATNDGMFLLKKEQRMFPLVYSIRATKQ; the protein is encoded by the coding sequence ATGAATAATAACAATAAATATTTTGAAGTAAATAAAAATACGTGGAATAAAAAGGTAGGTATTCATTTTAAATCTGAATTTTATGATATTGAAGGTTTTAAGAAAGGCAAAACGTCTTTAAATAGTTATGAATTGAATGAAGTAGGTGATGTTAAAGGAAAATCACTATTACATTTACAATGTCATTTTGGGCAAGATACATTAAGTTGGAGTAGGTTAGGAGCTAAGTGTACTGGAATTGATTTATCTAATAAAGGAATTATGCTAGCCAAAAAATTAAATAAAGAATTAGACCTAGATGCTACTTTTATAGAAAGTAATTTATACGATGTTTCTAATAATGTTGAAGGAAAATTTGATATTGTTTTTGCATCTTACGGTGTAATAGGATGGTTGCCAGATTTAAAAACTTGGGGAGAAATAATAGCCAGTAAATTAAAAAAAGATGGGGTGTTTTATTTGGTAGAATTTCACCCTATTGTTTGGATGTATAATTTTTTAGAAACACCTCCAAAGTTGGCTTATTCATATTTAAATAAAAATGTAATTTACGAAGAATATAAAGGTACTTACGCAAACAATAATGCTGATATTATCAGTAAAGAATATGGATGGAATCACGGATTAGGTGACGTTATTACAGCTCTAACAAATGCGGGTTTACATATCGAGTTTTTACACGAATTTGAAAAATCTCCATATAATATTTTTCCAGAAATGGAAGCCACAAATGATGGAATGTTTCTTTTAAAAAAAGAACAACGTATGTTTCCTTTGGTGTATTCCATACGAGCAACAAAACAATAA
- the gcvP gene encoding aminomethyl-transferring glycine dehydrogenase has translation MRTDSFVLRHVGPSENEVNDMLKTIGVTSVDELIDKTVPTDIRLANNLDLPKAMSEHEYMTHIQELATKNKLYKNYIGLGYHPTILPGVIQRNILENPGWYTAYTPYQAEIAQGRLEALLNYQTMVSELTGLKLANASLLDEGTAAGEAMIMLLNTRSRSQKKAKAVKFFVSNEVLPQTIDVLKTRSNPLEIELVFGDHTTFEFTEEFYGGIVQYPAKNGEVFDYTSFVENAKTVDAKVVAAADLLSLTLLTPPGEWGADVVVGTTQRFGIPMGYGGPHAAYFATKETYKRSIPGRIIGITKDKDGNRALRMALQTREQHIKREKATSNICTAQVLLAVMAGMYGVYHGPKGLTYIANKIHNLTATLNKGLTNLDLKQLNTNFFDTLLVKVSDASKVKEIAEKNYINFYYPTNTSIGISINETTSIEDVNQILEILAKAEGKEKITINTIEENSLPQKLTRTSKFMINDVFENYHSETELMRYIKKLERKDLSLNHSMISLGSCTMKLNAATEMLPLSWPNWGVMHPFVPIQQAQGYQEVIKGLEIALNEITGFYATSLQPNSGASGEYAGLLVIKAYHESKGESHRNICIIPASAHGTNPASAVMAGMKVVVTKSTAEGNIDVDDLRAKAELHKDNLAALMVTYPSTHGVFESTIKEITQIIHQNGGQVYMDGANMNAQVGLTNPATIGADVCHLNLHKTFAIPHGGGGPGVGPICVVEHLAPFLPSNPIIPTGGELPTTAVSSAPWGSALVLLISYSYIKMLGTGGLKQATINAILNANYVKARLEKEYNILYTGENGFAAHEMIVDFRKFKEKGIEVTDVAKRLMDYGYHAPTVSFPVAGTLMIEPTESENKAELDRFCDALLSIKNEIDTMESGDTNSALKNSPHTQEMLTADEWNYPYTRQHAAFPLPYVKENKFWPSVRRVDDAFGDRNLICSCTPIEDYIDA, from the coding sequence ATGAGAACAGATTCTTTTGTTTTAAGACACGTAGGTCCTAGTGAAAACGAGGTTAATGATATGCTAAAAACTATTGGAGTAACTTCAGTAGATGAATTAATAGACAAAACAGTCCCTACAGATATTAGATTGGCAAACAATCTTGATTTACCAAAAGCCATGAGCGAACACGAATATATGACACATATTCAAGAGCTTGCCACTAAAAATAAATTATATAAAAATTATATTGGATTAGGATACCACCCTACAATTTTACCAGGCGTTATTCAAAGAAATATTTTAGAAAACCCAGGTTGGTATACTGCTTATACCCCTTACCAAGCAGAAATTGCTCAAGGTCGTTTAGAGGCATTATTAAACTACCAAACTATGGTAAGTGAACTTACTGGTCTAAAATTAGCAAATGCATCTTTATTAGATGAAGGAACCGCAGCTGGTGAAGCCATGATAATGTTATTAAACACAAGATCAAGATCTCAAAAAAAGGCCAAAGCTGTTAAATTTTTTGTATCTAATGAAGTGTTACCTCAAACAATAGATGTTTTAAAAACCCGATCTAATCCATTAGAAATTGAATTGGTATTTGGTGACCATACTACATTCGAATTTACAGAGGAATTCTACGGTGGAATTGTACAATACCCTGCAAAAAACGGAGAAGTTTTCGATTATACTTCATTTGTAGAAAATGCTAAAACAGTTGATGCTAAAGTTGTTGCTGCAGCCGATTTATTAAGCTTAACCTTATTAACACCTCCAGGCGAATGGGGTGCAGATGTTGTAGTTGGTACCACTCAACGTTTTGGAATTCCTATGGGATATGGTGGGCCTCATGCAGCTTATTTTGCAACAAAAGAAACCTACAAGCGTTCAATTCCAGGAAGAATTATTGGTATAACAAAAGATAAAGACGGTAATAGAGCTTTACGTATGGCTTTACAAACTCGTGAACAACATATAAAACGAGAAAAAGCAACATCAAATATATGTACAGCTCAAGTTCTTTTAGCCGTTATGGCCGGCATGTATGGTGTATACCATGGTCCAAAAGGACTAACTTACATTGCTAACAAAATACATAATTTAACTGCTACTTTAAATAAAGGATTAACAAATTTAGATTTAAAACAATTAAATACTAACTTTTTTGACACATTACTAGTTAAAGTTTCAGATGCTTCAAAAGTAAAAGAAATTGCAGAAAAAAATTATATCAATTTTTATTATCCAACAAACACATCTATTGGTATTTCAATAAATGAAACTACTTCTATTGAAGATGTAAACCAAATTTTAGAAATTTTAGCTAAAGCTGAAGGAAAAGAAAAAATAACAATTAATACTATTGAAGAAAATTCTTTACCACAAAAATTAACGAGAACTTCTAAATTTATGATTAATGACGTTTTTGAAAACTACCATTCTGAAACTGAATTAATGCGTTATATCAAAAAATTAGAACGTAAAGATTTATCTTTAAATCACTCTATGATTTCTTTAGGTTCTTGTACTATGAAATTAAATGCAGCAACAGAAATGTTACCTTTAAGTTGGCCAAATTGGGGCGTTATGCACCCTTTTGTTCCAATTCAACAAGCACAAGGCTATCAAGAAGTTATAAAAGGTTTAGAAATTGCTTTAAACGAAATTACAGGTTTTTACGCAACATCTTTACAACCAAACTCTGGTGCTTCGGGAGAATATGCAGGCTTATTAGTTATTAAAGCTTATCACGAATCTAAAGGAGAAAGTCATAGAAATATTTGTATTATTCCTGCATCTGCACACGGAACAAACCCTGCTTCTGCAGTAATGGCTGGTATGAAAGTTGTTGTTACAAAATCTACAGCTGAAGGAAATATAGATGTAGATGATTTAAGAGCTAAAGCAGAACTTCATAAAGATAATTTAGCAGCTTTAATGGTCACTTACCCTTCAACTCATGGAGTTTTTGAAAGCACTATTAAAGAAATTACTCAAATCATACATCAAAATGGTGGACAAGTATATATGGATGGTGCTAATATGAATGCCCAAGTTGGATTAACAAATCCTGCTACTATTGGCGCTGATGTTTGCCATTTAAATCTACATAAAACTTTTGCTATACCACATGGAGGCGGTGGACCTGGAGTTGGACCAATATGTGTTGTAGAACATTTAGCACCTTTTTTACCATCAAATCCAATAATACCTACAGGAGGTGAATTACCTACAACAGCAGTATCTTCAGCTCCTTGGGGCTCTGCATTGGTATTACTTATTTCTTATAGCTATATAAAAATGTTAGGAACTGGAGGTCTAAAACAAGCTACAATAAACGCTATTTTAAATGCAAATTATGTAAAAGCTCGTTTAGAAAAAGAATACAATATACTTTATACTGGCGAAAATGGTTTTGCAGCACATGAAATGATTGTAGATTTTAGAAAATTTAAAGAAAAAGGAATTGAAGTTACAGACGTTGCAAAAAGATTAATGGATTATGGCTATCACGCCCCTACAGTATCTTTTCCAGTTGCAGGAACTTTAATGATTGAACCTACTGAAAGTGAAAACAAAGCAGAGTTAGATCGTTTTTGCGATGCATTGCTAAGTATCAAAAACGAAATAGATACTATGGAAAGTGGAGATACAAATTCTGCACTTAAAAATTCACCACACACACAAGAAATGCTTACTGCCGATGAATGGAACTATCCTTACACACGACAACATGCAGCTTTTCCTTTACCGTACGTAAAAGAAAATAAATTTTGGCCTTCAGTTAGAAGAGTTGATGACGCTTTTGGTGATAGAAATTTAATTTGCTCTTGTACCCCTATTGAAGACTATATAGATGCATAA
- a CDS encoding DUF2130 domain-containing protein, translated as MKKETQIKCPNCDTSIDVQDILSHQLEEEIKKKYQSSIAAEKQKYKANLENLNKEKEAFEQKKKQENELFKNRLEAQIKQEKKNIEANLKSKLKEEQIEQFNALQKELNEKSEQIKELNRTKAEIEKLKREKGELKEIAEAEAQKKLSETLLTEREKIKKSEEDKNELRFKELQMQLEAQKKLTEEMKRKQEQGSMQMQGEVQELAIEEWLASKFPLDSIEEIKKGARGGDCIQIVHTRTSQNCGSIYYESKRTKDFQPSWIEKFKADIRDKGANIGVLVTEVMPSNMDRFGLKDGIWICNYDEFKGLCTVLRESIIKIHNAISTQENKGDKMDMLYDFLTSNTFRMQIEAIVEGFTQMKSDLESEKRSMQRIWKQRDKQIEKVVTNTIDMYGSIKGIAGNAIQSVKALELPGDEEDEQQLLN; from the coding sequence ATGAAAAAGGAAACTCAAATTAAATGCCCTAATTGTGACACTTCAATAGATGTACAAGATATTTTATCACATCAATTAGAAGAAGAAATTAAGAAAAAATACCAATCTAGTATTGCAGCTGAGAAACAAAAATATAAAGCTAATTTAGAAAACTTAAATAAAGAAAAAGAAGCTTTTGAACAAAAGAAAAAACAAGAAAACGAATTATTTAAAAATCGTTTAGAAGCACAAATAAAGCAAGAAAAAAAGAATATTGAGGCAAATTTAAAGTCTAAATTAAAAGAAGAACAAATAGAACAATTTAACGCTTTACAAAAAGAATTAAACGAGAAATCTGAACAAATAAAAGAATTAAATAGAACTAAAGCTGAAATAGAAAAATTAAAGCGAGAAAAAGGAGAATTAAAAGAAATTGCTGAAGCAGAAGCTCAAAAGAAATTGAGTGAAACATTACTAACTGAAAGAGAAAAAATAAAAAAATCTGAAGAAGATAAAAATGAATTGCGTTTTAAAGAATTACAAATGCAATTAGAAGCTCAAAAAAAACTTACCGAGGAAATGAAACGCAAACAAGAGCAAGGCTCTATGCAAATGCAAGGTGAGGTTCAAGAATTAGCAATAGAAGAATGGTTGGCTTCAAAATTTCCTTTAGACAGCATTGAAGAAATTAAAAAAGGTGCACGAGGAGGAGATTGTATTCAAATTGTACACACAAGAACTTCTCAAAATTGTGGTTCTATTTATTATGAAAGTAAACGCACTAAAGATTTTCAACCTAGCTGGATCGAAAAATTTAAAGCAGATATTAGAGATAAAGGTGCAAATATTGGTGTATTAGTTACCGAAGTTATGCCTTCAAATATGGACCGATTTGGACTAAAAGATGGGATTTGGATTTGTAATTATGATGAATTTAAAGGCTTATGTACAGTTTTAAGAGAATCTATTATTAAAATACACAATGCCATTAGCACGCAAGAAAATAAAGGAGATAAAATGGATATGCTCTACGATTTTCTTACAAGTAATACATTTAGAATGCAAATAGAAGCTATTGTTGAAGGTTTTACTCAAATGAAGTCTGATTTAGAAAGTGAAAAACGATCTATGCAACGTATTTGGAAACAACGAGATAAACAAATAGAAAAAGTTGTTACAAATACTATAGACATGTATGGCTCTATTAAAGGAATTGCCGGAAACGCAATTCAATCTGTAAAAGCTTTAGAATTACCTGGAGATGAAGAAGATGAACAGCAACTATTAAACTAA
- a CDS encoding DUF502 domain-containing protein gives MKKLINYLLQGILYIAPLGITAYIIYAIFMFMDGLSQQLIANFFDIKVPGLGVLSLLLFLVIVGFIGRTIIAEPLKIIFKKIINRIPLLKFIYTALNDLFSAFVGKEKKFSKPVLVKVNTISNLEKLGFITEENLEVLNELDKVAVYFPHSYNFSGELFIVPKENIKHITANSSQVMKFIVSAGLTGWDKEEI, from the coding sequence ATGAAAAAATTAATTAATTATTTACTTCAAGGTATATTATATATTGCTCCCTTAGGTATTACAGCTTATATTATTTATGCTATTTTTATGTTTATGGACGGTTTGTCTCAACAATTAATCGCCAATTTTTTTGACATCAAGGTTCCTGGATTAGGTGTGCTTTCTCTATTATTATTTTTAGTTATTGTTGGTTTTATAGGTAGAACCATAATTGCTGAACCTTTAAAAATTATTTTTAAAAAAATAATTAACCGTATTCCTTTATTAAAATTTATTTATACGGCATTAAACGATTTATTTTCAGCATTTGTAGGTAAAGAAAAAAAATTCAGTAAACCAGTTTTAGTAAAAGTAAATACAATTTCTAATCTAGAAAAATTAGGTTTTATTACCGAAGAAAATCTAGAGGTTTTAAACGAATTAGATAAAGTAGCAGTTTATTTTCCACATTCATATAATTTTTCTGGAGAATTATTTATTGTTCCAAAAGAAAATATAAAACATATAACTGCTAATTCAAGTCAGGTTATGAAATTTATTGTTTCAGCTGGTTTAACTGGTTGGGATAAAGAAGAAATATAA
- a CDS encoding zinc ribbon domain-containing protein — protein sequence MAKNKEVTVEEKLRALYDLQLIDSRVDEIKNVRGELPLEIEDLEDEIVGLNKRLSNLDGDILNLKNDISAKKNIIDDAKALLKKYNEQQKKVRNNREFNSLSKETEYQELEIELAEKRIREFKAQIEQKNQVIASTKENIAKQEDLLKHKAAELNDIMGDTAKEEELLLKKSKEYSELIDDNLLKAYKRIRSSVKNGLAVVSIERGASGGSFFTIPPQRQVEIASRKKIITDEHSGRILVDGALAEEEKEKIEKILG from the coding sequence ATGGCTAAAAATAAAGAAGTTACTGTTGAAGAAAAATTAAGAGCACTTTACGACTTACAATTAATAGACTCAAGAGTTGATGAAATTAAAAATGTTAGAGGTGAGTTACCTTTAGAAATAGAAGATTTAGAAGATGAAATTGTTGGTTTAAATAAAAGGCTTTCTAATTTAGATGGAGATATTTTAAATTTAAAGAATGATATTTCTGCTAAAAAAAATATAATTGATGATGCAAAGGCATTGTTAAAAAAATATAATGAGCAACAAAAAAAGGTTCGTAACAATAGAGAGTTTAACTCTTTAAGTAAAGAAACTGAATATCAAGAATTAGAAATTGAATTAGCTGAAAAGAGAATTCGTGAATTTAAAGCTCAAATTGAACAAAAAAATCAAGTAATTGCTTCAACAAAAGAGAATATCGCAAAACAAGAAGATTTATTAAAACATAAAGCTGCTGAGTTAAACGATATAATGGGAGATACTGCAAAAGAAGAAGAATTATTACTTAAAAAATCTAAAGAATATTCTGAATTAATTGACGATAACTTATTAAAAGCCTACAAAAGAATTCGTTCTTCTGTAAAAAATGGATTGGCTGTTGTTTCAATTGAAAGAGGAGCTTCTGGAGGTTCTTTCTTTACAATTCCACCTCAAAGACAAGTTGAAATTGCTAGTCGTAAAAAAATTATTACTGATGAACACAGTGGTAGAATTTTAGTTGATGGAGCTTTAGCCGAAGAAGAAAAAGAAAAAATCGAAAAAATACTAGGTTAA
- a CDS encoding pyruvate dehydrogenase complex dihydrolipoamide acetyltransferase, with translation MAEIITMPRLSDTMTEGVVAQWLKKVGDKVEEGDILAEIETDKATMEFESFNEGYLLHIGLQEGETAPVDSLIAIIGEKGEDITALLSGDAPKEATPPASKEEVAAPIETKPADDSFVIPDNISIVTMPRLSDTMTDGTVATWLKKVGDKVEEGDILAEIETDKATMEFESFNEGTLLYVGLEEGDNAPVDSLLAIIGEAGTDVTAVVSNFKTSGSTTEKAPVAPTAETKEIAEKPKATTTPTAAAPKTVEAVQQPVVNTGKIVASPLAKKIASEKGINLAHVVGTGDNGRIIKQDIENYVPVAAAAPTTAAAPVIAMGEESFEETKNSQMRKTIARRLGESKFTAPHYYLMLEINMDNAIASRKVINEVPDIKVSFNDMVVKASAMALKKHPKVNSQWFDDKTRINHHVNVGVAVAVEDGLLVPVIPFTDQKSLTQIGAEVKDKAIKAKNKKLTPAEMEGSTFTVSNLGMFGISEFTSIINQPNSAILSVGAIIQKPVVKNGEIVVGNTMKVTLACDHRTVDGATGAAFLQTLKQYIENPVTMLA, from the coding sequence ATGGCTGAAATAATAACAATGCCACGTTTAAGTGATACAATGACTGAAGGAGTTGTAGCACAGTGGTTGAAAAAAGTAGGTGACAAAGTTGAGGAAGGAGATATCCTCGCTGAAATTGAAACTGACAAAGCAACTATGGAATTCGAATCTTTTAACGAAGGTTATTTACTTCATATTGGATTGCAAGAAGGTGAAACTGCACCAGTTGACTCATTAATCGCTATTATTGGAGAAAAAGGTGAAGATATTACTGCTCTATTATCTGGAGATGCTCCAAAAGAAGCAACACCTCCTGCATCTAAAGAAGAAGTTGCTGCACCTATAGAAACTAAACCTGCTGATGATTCTTTTGTAATTCCAGACAATATTTCTATTGTTACAATGCCTCGTTTGAGTGATACTATGACTGACGGAACTGTGGCTACTTGGCTAAAAAAGGTAGGAGACAAAGTTGAAGAAGGTGATATTCTTGCTGAAATTGAAACAGATAAAGCAACAATGGAATTTGAATCTTTTAATGAAGGAACCTTATTATATGTTGGTTTAGAAGAAGGTGATAATGCACCAGTTGATTCTTTATTAGCTATTATTGGTGAAGCAGGAACTGATGTTACTGCTGTTGTTTCTAATTTTAAAACTAGCGGATCAACTACAGAAAAAGCTCCTGTTGCTCCTACTGCTGAAACAAAAGAAATTGCTGAAAAACCTAAAGCTACAACTACACCAACTGCAGCTGCACCTAAAACTGTTGAAGCAGTACAACAACCTGTTGTAAACACAGGAAAAATTGTTGCTTCTCCATTGGCAAAGAAAATTGCTTCAGAAAAAGGAATAAATTTAGCACATGTTGTTGGTACAGGTGATAATGGACGTATTATAAAACAAGATATTGAAAATTACGTTCCTGTAGCTGCTGCCGCTCCTACAACAGCTGCTGCTCCAGTTATAGCAATGGGTGAAGAAAGTTTCGAAGAAACTAAAAACTCTCAAATGCGTAAAACTATTGCACGTAGATTAGGAGAATCTAAATTTACGGCTCCACATTACTATTTAATGTTAGAAATTAACATGGATAATGCAATAGCTTCTCGTAAAGTAATTAATGAAGTTCCTGATATTAAAGTTTCATTTAACGATATGGTTGTAAAAGCAAGTGCAATGGCACTTAAAAAACATCCTAAAGTTAACTCTCAATGGTTCGACGATAAAACACGTATTAATCACCATGTAAATGTTGGTGTTGCTGTTGCTGTTGAAGATGGCTTACTTGTACCTGTAATTCCTTTTACAGATCAAAAAAGCTTAACACAAATTGGAGCTGAAGTAAAAGACAAAGCAATTAAAGCTAAAAACAAAAAGTTAACTCCTGCAGAAATGGAAGGAAGTACTTTTACAGTATCTAACTTAGGTATGTTTGGTATTTCAGAATTTACTTCAATTATAAATCAACCAAATTCAGCTATTTTATCAGTAGGTGCAATTATTCAAAAACCCGTTGTAAAAAATGGTGAAATTGTAGTTGGAAACACAATGAAAGTAACTTTAGCTTGTGACCATAGAACTGTTGATGGAGCTACTGGTGCTGCTTTTTTACAAACACTAAAACAATATATTGAAAATCCAGTAACTATGTTAGCATAG
- a CDS encoding universal stress protein, with protein sequence MKTIICAIDYSKNGIAALKYAYTLNTKINSKLCILHITDIFSLESLTKEELKKKLYFKLKYFCVKHLGDNLDSKNIEIKIIENTSVIEGITATAIKIKASLILTGLKGKGILKSFFIGSTTKDLISKATCPVLAIPKKYELKKMGAIVYATAYEQEDIYAIMQLTKIAAAFNAEIKIIHISPQNEKNGVQQMQNLKRTLLKNTTYKKITFNTYHSNDTCYFLKMYLLEIKADMVAMLERNKNKTMLSKVFKNDMVIDMEISGELPLISFNEKNFNEKNF encoded by the coding sequence ATGAAAACAATAATTTGTGCTATAGATTATTCAAAAAACGGAATAGCTGCGCTAAAATATGCATATACATTAAATACAAAAATTAATTCTAAATTATGTATTTTACATATTACTGATATTTTTTCACTAGAATCTTTAACTAAAGAAGAATTAAAAAAGAAACTTTATTTTAAATTAAAATACTTTTGTGTAAAACATTTAGGAGATAATCTTGATTCTAAAAATATAGAAATTAAAATTATTGAAAACACCTCTGTAATTGAAGGAATTACAGCTACTGCAATAAAAATAAAAGCTTCCTTAATCCTTACTGGATTAAAAGGAAAAGGAATACTCAAAAGTTTTTTTATTGGAAGCACCACAAAAGATCTTATTTCTAAAGCTACGTGCCCAGTACTAGCAATTCCTAAAAAATATGAACTAAAAAAAATGGGGGCAATTGTTTACGCTACAGCTTATGAACAAGAAGATATTTACGCTATTATGCAACTTACTAAAATTGCAGCTGCCTTTAATGCTGAAATTAAAATAATACATATTTCTCCTCAAAATGAAAAAAATGGAGTGCAACAAATGCAGAATTTAAAAAGAACCTTATTAAAAAACACAACCTATAAAAAAATAACATTTAATACATACCACTCTAACGATACCTGCTATTTTTTAAAAATGTATTTACTTGAAATAAAAGCAGATATGGTTGCAATGTTAGAACGAAATAAAAATAAAACCATGTTAAGCAAAGTATTTAAAAACGATATGGTGATAGATATGGAAATTTCAGGGGAATTGCCCCTAATTAGTTTTAATGAAAAAAATTTTAACGAAAAAAATTTTTAA
- the pdhA gene encoding pyruvate dehydrogenase (acetyl-transferring) E1 component subunit alpha gives MKKITKETYINWYKDMLFWRKFEDKLAALYIQQKVRGFLHLYNGQEAVLAGALHVMKENDKIITAYRNHVQPIGLGVDPKRIMAELLGKVTGTSKGMGGSMHIFSPEHNFYGGHGIVGGQIPLGAGLAFADKYHEKDGVTLTYFGDGAARQGSLHETFNMAINWKLPVVFICENNGYAMGTSVERTANHEDIWKLGLGYEMPCGPVDGMNPVKVAEAMEEAIERARRGDGPTLLDIKTYRYRGHSMSDAQHYRTKEEVNEYRKIDPITQVLDVIKTKKYATEAEIKEWDKEVKDKVSECQKFAEESPFPETQQLYDMVYEQENYPFLKHK, from the coding sequence ATGAAAAAAATAACCAAAGAAACTTATATCAATTGGTATAAAGACATGCTATTCTGGAGAAAATTTGAAGATAAATTAGCAGCTTTATATATTCAACAAAAAGTTAGAGGTTTCCTACATTTATATAATGGTCAGGAAGCAGTATTAGCTGGTGCATTGCACGTAATGAAAGAAAATGATAAAATTATTACAGCTTATCGTAACCATGTGCAACCAATTGGTTTAGGAGTTGATCCTAAAAGAATTATGGCCGAATTACTAGGAAAAGTTACTGGAACATCTAAAGGAATGGGTGGATCTATGCATATTTTTTCTCCCGAACATAATTTTTATGGTGGTCACGGTATTGTTGGAGGTCAAATTCCATTAGGTGCTGGTTTAGCTTTTGCTGATAAGTACCATGAAAAAGATGGCGTTACATTAACTTATTTTGGAGATGGAGCAGCTCGTCAAGGTTCTTTACACGAAACTTTTAACATGGCTATAAACTGGAAACTTCCTGTAGTTTTTATTTGTGAAAATAATGGTTACGCAATGGGTACTTCAGTAGAAAGAACTGCAAACCATGAAGACATATGGAAACTAGGTCTAGGATACGAAATGCCTTGTGGACCAGTTGATGGTATGAACCCTGTAAAAGTAGCAGAGGCTATGGAAGAGGCTATTGAACGTGCACGAAGAGGTGACGGACCAACTCTTTTAGATATAAAAACATATAGATATAGAGGTCATTCAATGAGTGACGCCCAACACTATAGAACAAAAGAAGAAGTAAACGAATACCGTAAAATTGACCCAATTACACAAGTTTTAGATGTAATTAAAACTAAAAAGTATGCTACAGAAGCAGAAATTAAAGAGTGGGACAAAGAAGTAAAAGATAAAGTTTCGGAATGTCAAAAATTTGCTGAAGAATCTCCATTCCCAGAAACACAACAACTTTACGATATGGTTTACGAACAAGAAAATTATCCTTTTTTAAAACATAAATAA